The sequence GCCCGCGATGCCGACCGTGGCGATCGTGCCGGACGACGACCTGCTGGAGAAGAACCGGGCCGCGATGGAGGAGATCAAGGCGCGCAGCGGCCGGATCCTCGCCGTGGCGCACCAGGTCCAGGAGAAGGCCGACCACACCATCGTCGTACCGAAGAACGAGAACGAGCTGGACCCGATCCTGATGGGCATCCCGCTCCAGCTCTTCGCGTACCACACGGCCCTGGCGATGGGCCGGGACATCGACAAGCCGCGCAACCTGGCGAAGTCGGTCACGGTCGAGTAGTCGGCAGTACGTCAGCGAGTTGGGCCCCGCACCGTCGTACCGAGAGACGGTGCGGGGCCCAACTCGTTGCGTGGCGGGGCCTTCTGGCCGTGCGTCAGGAGCTGTTCAGGGGATGACGACGACCGGGCGCTGGGCGCGGCGGGCGAGGCGGCCCGCCACCGAGCCGAAGATGCGGCCGACGATGCCGTGCGTGGAGCCGACGACGATGGCGTCGGCGGAATACTCGCGGCCGACCTCCTCCAGCTCGTGGCAGATGTCGCCGCCGCGCTCCACCAGCACCCAGGGGACGTCGGAGAGGTAGTCCGCGCAGGCCAGCTCCAGGCCGAGGACCTCGGTGCGGTGGTCGGGGACGTCGACGAAGACGGGGGGCTCGCAGCCTGCCCAGACCGTCGTCGGGAGCCGGTTGGCGACGTGGACGATGATCAGGCCCGAGCCCGATCTGCCGGCCATGCCGATGGCGTAGGCGAGGGCCCGCTCGCTGGAGGTGGAGCCGTCGAAGCCGACCACCACTCCGTGCCGGAAGGCGGGATCGCACGCATGGCGTCCTTCTTCGACCGTCCGCGGCTCCGACCGGGGGTCGGCTACCTGCTTGCGGTCTTTGGGTTCAGGGATTTCGTGACCGGCCATCGGTGTCTCGGCGAAGAGAATCCTCGTGAGGAGGGAGCGGTTTCGAGAGGTGCGTCAGCTGGTGATGTGGCTCTGTCCGGGAATCATCTTCCCAACGCCATACCCCCAAGGGTACGGCGTCACTCCTCAGCTGCCCAGACCCCCGCAAAAGCACGCGTGACGTTGGAGGGAGCATGCCCGAGGCGGTCCGGTATGGCAATGCCGGTTGTGTCGTACACGGGCCTCCGGGCGGGCCGGACGAGGGCGACCGCCCTGTTTTCGGGGCCTTGGGCGGCCCTACGGCCCCCCGGGGAGAGGTGCGCGCCGGGCCGCCGGACGGCATCGCCGATTCTCGGCGCCTGTGGCCCGGCGGTCGGTAATCCGGCTCACACCTCCCCAGGGGCCGACCGCACCCCTCCGGCCCGTCACCTTCCGCCCCGGCGGCCCGAACACGCCACGTACCGAGGGGGGCGAGGGGAGCGCATCGGGGCGGTCGTCAGGCGGAAGTTGTGCGCCCGGCGTGACTGGAACCCGCGCACGCAACCGTTTGTTTTCAGCCAACTTCACATCCTGGCCGAACCCTTCGCGGAATGGCCGGACAGCCCACCACCCACCAGGCAGGAAGAGACCGCGCGGTACGCTTTCACCCGACGCGGACGGGCCACGTTCGCGAAGGGCACTTCCCTGTGCGCTTCGCGGGTGAAACGCTTCGTGATCGAACGCTTCACGCCACGTTTCCTTATCGACATAGCGCCGGTGGGGGAAGGTGTCACGGCGGGGCCACGCGACGCAGTAGATTCGATCTTGAAAATCGGGGACTGGGGAAACGTGCGAAACCGAGGGGAAACGTGCAGGAGCGGCAGGCCCGTAAGGACCAGGGAGACGCGAACACCGAGGGGGGCTTAGCGTCATGAGCCAGGACTCCGCCACCGCGACGGAGGCCGCACGCAAGCTGACCGGGCGGCGACGCCGGGAAGTCGTTGCCGTGCTGCTCTTCAGCGGCGGCCCTATCTTCGAGAGCTCCATCCCGCTCTCCGTTTTCGGAATCGACCGGCAGGACGCGGGAGTTCCCCGCTACCGCCTGCTGGTGTGCGGCGGCGAGGACGGACCGCTGCGCACGACGGGTGGACTCGAACTGACCACGCCGTACGGCCTGGAGGCGATCAGCAGGGCAGGCACCGTGGTGGTGCCCGCCTGGCGGTCGATCACCTCGCCGCCGCCCGCCGAGGCACTGGACGCGCTGCGGCGCGCCCATGAGGAGGGCGCCCGCATCGTCGGCCTGTGCACGGGAGCCTTCGTGCTCGCGGCGGCCGGACTGCTGGACGGCCGACCCGCCACCACGCACTGGATGTACGCGCCGACGCTGGCCAAGCGCTATCCGTCGGTGCACGTCGATCCGCGCGAACTCTTCGTGGACGACGGCGATGTGCTCACCTCCGCCGGCACGGCGGCGGGTATCGACCTCTGCCTCCATATAGTCCGCACCGACCACGGCACGGAGGCGGCGGGCGCGCTCGCCCGCAGGCTCGTCGTGCCGCCGCGGCGCAGCGGCGGGCAGGAGCGCTACCTGGACAGGTCTTTACCTGAAGAGATCGGCTCCGACCCGCTCGCCGAGGTCGTGGCCTGGGCGCTGGAGCATCTGCACGAGCAGTTCGACGTGGAGACGCTCGCGGCGCGCGCCTACATGAGCAGGCGGACCTTCGACCGCAGGTTCCGCTCGCTCACGGGGAGCGCACCGCTCCAGTGGCTGATCACCCAGCGGGTGCTCCAGGCACAGCGGCTGCTGGAGACCTCCGACTACTCGGTCGACGAGGTCGCCGGCCGCTGCGGCTTCCGCTCACCGGTCGCGCTGCGCGGGCACTTCCGCCGCCAGCTCGGCTCCTCCCCCGCCGCGTACCGGGCCGCCTACCGGGCCCGTCGTCCGCAGGGGGTGGCGGAGAGCGCCGCGACGGTGCTGGAGACGGTCGTGCCCAGCCAGGGCTCGCCGTCCGGCCGCAGGAGCGCCCCGGCGCCCTCCGGTGCTCCGGTCCCCGTATCGGCGTCGGCGGGCTCCTCGGAGCACTCGCTGCCGGTCCCTGACGCGTACGTTCCCGGGCGCCCGGCCCTGCCGGGACAGCGGAGCGCCCCGTAGGGTGGGGCGCATGAACGACCGCATGGTGTGGATCGACTGCGAGATGACCGGGCTCTCGTTGACGGACGACGCACTCATCGAGGTGGCCGCCCTGGTCACCGACTCGGAGTTGAACGTGCTCGGCGACGGGGTGGACATCGTGATCCGCCCGCCGGACGCGGCCCTGGAGACCATGCCCGAGGTGGTGCGGCAGATGCACACCGCCTCGGGCCTCCTCGACGAGCTGGCCGGGGGCACCACCCTGGCCGACGCCGAGGAGCAGGTCCTGGCGTACGTCCGCGAGCATGTGAAGGAGCCGGGCAAGGCCCCGCTCTGCGGAAACTCGGTCTCCACCGACCGCGGCTTCCTGGCGCGGGACATGCAGAAGCTGGAGGGGTACCTCCACTACCGCATCGTGGACGTGTCCTCGATCAAGGAGCTGGCCCGCCGCTGGTATCCCCGGGCGTATTTCAACAGCCCGGAGAAGAACGGCAACCACCGGGCGCTGGCGGACATCCGCGACTCCATCGCGGAGCTGCGGTACTACCGGGAGGCGGTCTTCGTGCCGCAGCCCGGCCCGGACTCGGAGCGCGCCAAGGAGATCGCGGCGCGCCACGTGGTCCGCACCACACCGTAGAAAACCGCTGGTCACGGGCGTGTGAGCGCCCGCAGACCGGCCCCGGGAAACGGGGGCGCGAGCACCCTCCCGGACCCTGTACACTTTTTCTCGGCCGGTCGGAAACGACCGGGCGACATGGTGGGTATAGCTCAGCTGGCAGAGCACCTGGTTGTGGTCCAGGATGTCGCGGGTTCAAGTCCCGTTACTCACCCTGAGGGAAGGGCCCCGGTCTTCGGACCGGGGCCCTTCTTCGTGCCTGCTCCTCCGGCCTTCGCTTCTGCTCTTCCGGTCAGATCAGAACGTGACGTCGGAGCAGGCGTAGAACGCGTTGCCGGTGTCCGCGATGGTCCAGACGCCGAGGATCAGGTGCCTGCCCGACTTCTGCGGCAGGGTGCCGTCATGGGTGACCGTGGCACCCGGCTGCCGGCCGCCGAACGGCACCGTGAGGAACGGCTGCGGCTCCAGATCGGCGCGCGTGAGCGGCTTCGCGGGGTTGTAGCCGTCCTTGGTGACGTAGTACCGGAAGTCGGTCGTGGCGTGCCGGGCGGTGATCCGCCACCGGAACGTGTGGCTCTGCCCGGCCCGTACGGCGGAGGCGGGCCAGGCCCCGCCGCGCGGGTCGTCCAGCTCGGCGAAGCGCTGGTTGCCTCCGGCGCAGATCAGCCCGTCCCGGGGGCCGCCGGCCGGGAACCCCTTGGGGCCTTCGACGCTCGGCGGCTCCCACTGGATCTGCCCGCAGTTGCGGACGGTCCCGTTGCCGCAGAGCTGCTGCCGGCTGATGGGCGAATCGGTGTAGCCGTGGCTCTGTGCGCTGCCGGAGGTGGCCAGCAGGGAGGCCCCGGCGACGCCGAGGCCGAGGAGTAAGGCGGTGATCTTTCTGCGCATGTGGTGCTCCTGAGGTGAGGGGTGGAGCTTGCGGACAGATGGACCAGTGGATCGATGGATCGGCGGATCGGCGGATCGGTGGATCGGCGGTTCGATCGATCCATCGGCCGGGACCGGCGACGGCTCGTCGCACTTGGTCTAGACCAAGACGGAGGCTAGTCCTGCCTTTTGGTCATGTCCATACCACTGGCGGCACGACGGACCGGCCCCCGCCCGAAGGCGGGGGCCGGTCCACGGGGCCGGGTCCGTCGTCAGCCGGTCGGCGCCTCGCTCCGGGTACGGCGGGCGGCCGGGGCCTCCACCTGGGCGACGACCTGGGCGTGGAAGCGGTCCACCGCCTCGTCGACACTGCGGATGAAACCGGTCTCGGCGCTGCCCCGGCCGGTACCCATGCCCTTGAAGAGGGAGAGCCGGAAGCCGGTGATCTGCGCCCCGTCTTTGGGGACGATGTCGGCGGGCTCCGGGCGCAGCCGCTCCAGCGTGCCGCGCGGCCCGGTGCCTTGGCCCTCGACGAGCGTCTCGATGTGCAGGTCGGCGGGGGCCTCGGAGAGGCGCCGGATCAGCCGCTTGACCCGGCTGAGGGGGTAGCCCGGCTCGGCGGACGGGACCTCGATCGACGTACGGAGCTTGCCGGTGCGCAGGTCGGCGGTGATCGCCAGGACGCCCGGGGTGCCCTCGATCCGGATCTCGGCGTTCAGCCGCCCCTGCTCGCAGAGGTGGTCGGCGAGCTCGGTGCGGCGGATGCGCGGATCGGAGCCGCGCCGGGTGCGCTGGACCGGCAGGACCTTCTGCCCCAGCTCACCGCCGAGCCGCAGACAGACCTGGCGGACCAGGCGCTCCCAGTTCTCGATGACCTCCAGGGCCCGGGCGTCGCCCTGGCACAGGGTCTCCTCGTCGATGCCCCGGCGGACCGGGACCCAGGCCGCGCCCATGTTCTGGAAGCCGTGGCAGCCGGAGTTCTCGTGCTGGAGGTAGTGCAGCAGCTCCTGGAGCAGCCAGGCGTGGGCGGCGTTGCCGACGCCCTCGTGGCGGATCAGCATCTGCGCCTGGTGCACGACCTCGGCCCAGGACAGGTGCCAGAGGGCCACCTTGTGCTTGCGCCGGCCGTCGATCCGCACGTCGACGAGCGGACTGCCTTCGAGCGCCACATCGTTGGAGAGCGTGATCACGGCCTCGTACCCCCGGCGGGCGGCGATGTCCATGTACGCCTGCACCTGGTCGGGCTTGAGCGCGTTCCCGTTGGTCTTGGTCTCGACGAGCGCCGTCCACAGCTTGCCCGCCCGCTCCACCCGGACCACCCCGTCCGGGCGCCGGGGCGACTCCCCGTGCGGCAGGGTCACCTCGGTGTACGTCTCCATCCGGCCGGCCGGGGCGCCGAACCCGGCGGTGAGGCGGCGGCCGAACTCCGGCACCTGCGCCATCACCGACAGGACGACCGAGGTGGCCCGGGTCTCGCGCTCGCGGTCGCTCTTGAGCGCGGAGACGGGGAACAGCCGGGCCGACCGCCACGACTCGTTGTCGGCGAGGCTCTTCCTGGTCGTACGGGGGAGGGTGACCTTCTTCTTCGCCGTACGGGGACGGCGTGCGGGTTTGGGCGGGGTGAGCGGGTCCGGAGCCGGGGGCGCCTCTTCCGCGCGGGCGGCGGTGGCCTGGCCGGGGACCCGGACCTCCGGGGCGGCGGGCGGCGCACCCGCGCCCGTGGCACCGTCCGCGTCAGTCTCCGGCGGCCCCTCGTCGGGCTCCTGCTCATGCTCGCCCTGCTCCGGCGCCTCTTCCGCCGCGTCGTCGTCGATATCCACGCCGTAGTCGGTCGCCAGCCCGGCGAGCCCCGATGCGTACCCCTGGCCGACGGCCCGGAACTTCCACTCCCCCGACCGCCGGTAGAGCTCGCCGAAGATCACCGCGCTGACCTCGTCGGCCTCCTCGACGGCGAACCGGACCAGGCTGTCGCCCGCGCCGTCGGCGAGGGTGAGGCGGAGGTCGTGCAGCTCGCCGAAGCGGGATCCGCCGTAGCGGCTGGCGGCGACGACCACCTTGTCGATCTCCTGCGGCACGGCGTCCAGATCGAAGCTGATCCGGTCCTCGCTGCCGTCGGCCGTGGGTGTCTTGCCGAGCAACTGCACGCTTCCGCTGCCGGCCACGGGGTTGTTGTAGAAGCAGAAGTCGTCGTCGCTGCGGACCTTGCCGTCGCCGTCGAGGAGGAGGACGGAGACGTCCGCGTCGCCCTCCCCCGTAGCGCTGCTCCAGCCCAGGCCGACCACCACCGAGCCGACGTTCTCGCTCAGCGCCGCCAGACCGACGTTGGCGCCCTTGACCATCTCGTGCACGAGGCCCCCCGGATGCACAGCCGCTCGGAACGCACCCGGCAGCCCGCTGTGTGACGTGTGTGGTGCGTCACACAGTCGCCGTACGCAGCGAACATTAGCCGTCACATCGCGGGCGCGTGAAGAACTTGTGAAATCCGGAGGCCCCGCCACCGCGCTCACGCGCCACGGCCGCCGTCACGAGGAGTCCCGCACCACCAGCTCCGTGGGCAGCACCACCGTCGGCCGCTCCCCCGTCCGCCCCGCGATCTCCTCCAGCAGGAGCTGGGCCATCCGGCGGCCCATCTCCTCGATCGGCTGGCGGACGCTGGTGAGGGCCGGGTGCATATGGCGGGCGACCACCGAGTCGTCGAAGCCGATCAGGGCCACGTCCTCGGGGATGCGCCGGTCCGCCTCGCGCAGGACCTGGCGGGCGCCGGCCGCCATCACGTCGGAGGCGGCGAAGACCGCGTCCAGGTGGGGGCGGCGGGCCAGGAGTTCGCGCATCGCCCGGGCGCCGCCCTCCTCGGTGAAGTCGGCGGGGGCGATGAGGCGTTCGTCCGGGGGCAGGCCCGCGGCGGCGAGGGCGGCGCGGTAGCCGTCGAGGCGGCGCTGGGCACCGTAGACCTCCAGGCGGCCGGTGATCGTGGCGACCGAGCGGCGGCCCCGGGAGATCAGGTGGTCGACGGCGGCCCGCGCTCCCTCGAAGTTGTCCGAGTCGACCGAGGCCAGCGGCTCGTTCGCGTGCCGGGCGCCGCTGATCACGCAGGGCATGCCCAGCTGTTCCAGCAGTTCGGGCAGCGGGTCGTCGGCGTGCACCGCGACCAGGAGGACCCCGTCGACCCGGTGCGCCGTCAGGTACTGGGCGAGTCGGCGGCGCTCGCGGTCGTTGCCCGCGAGGGTGAGGAGCAGCTGCATCTCGGTGTCGGCGAGGGCGGCGCCCACGCCTCGGACTATGGCGGAGAAGTACGGTTCGGCGAAGAAGCGGGTCTCCGGCTCCGGCACGACCAGCGCGATGGCGTCGGTGCGGTTGCCGGCGAGGGCGCGGGCGGCGCGGTTGGGGACGTAGCCCAGTTCGGCGACGGCCGCCTCGACCGCCTCGCGGGTCGCTTCGCTGACCCGGGGCGAGCCGTTGATGACCCGGGAGGCGGTGCCGCGGCCGACGCCGGCCCGGGCCGCGACCTCTTCGAGCGTGGGCCGCCCGCCGTTCCGTACTCGCGCTGCCGCCATGGCTGCCTCCCCGTTCCCGGTCAATTTCTCACAGCCGTACAGTCAATCCAAGTCCTGGATCGATCACTCCGACGAGCGTACGGACAGTGTATTGGGAGCGCTCCCAGGACCGGGTGAAGGTGTGGGCCCCGGTCTGCCGCCACCGGGGCCCACGGCCTTCGAGGCGTCACGCCTCCGGCGGCAGCCCGTGCCGTGCGATCACCTCGCTGTACCAGTGCGCGCTCGCCTTGGGGGTGCGGAGCTGGGTCTCGTAGTCGATGTGCACCGCGCCGAACCGCTTCGCATAGCCGTACCCCCACTCGAAGTTGTCCATCAGCGACCAGAGGAAGTAGCCGCGTACGTCGGCCCCGTCGGCCACCGCCCGCTGTACGGCGGCGAGATGGCCGTGCAGATAGGCGATCCGCTCCGGGTCGTGGACCTGGCCGTCCGCGGCCACGGTGTCCTCGAAGGCAGCGCCGTTCTCGGTGACCATCAGCGGCAGGCCCGGGTTCTCGCGGGTGACGTCCATGAGGAGGGCGTGGAGGCCGTCCGGGTCGACCGACCAGTTCATGGCCGTACGCGGCTTGCCCTCGGCCAGGTGGAACGCGACGTGCTCCGAGCCCGGCCACGGCGAGTGGTCGCTGTTGCCGTGGCCGTCGTTGCGGGTGTCACCGGCGCCGGAGGCGGGCGTGGAGACGATCGTGGGCGTGTAGTAGTTGACGCCGAGCACGTCGATGGGGGCGGCGATGGCGGCGAGGTCCCCGTCGTGGATCAACTCCGGCCAGTTCACGATGCGTTCGGTGTCGGTCAGCAGGTCTTCCGGGTACGCGCCCTTCAGCATCGGGCCCGTGAAGATCCGGTTGCCCACCGCGTCGATCCGGCGCGCCGCGTCCGCGTCCGCCTCACTGCCGGTCAGCGGGCGCACCTGGTGGAGGTTGAGGGTGACCGAGGTCTGCGCGGCAGCGGGGAGGTTGGCGCGCAGCGCCTCGGTCGCCCGGCCGTGGGCCAGGTTGAGGTGGTGGGCGGCCCGCAGTGCGGCGGCCGATTCGGTGCGGCCGGGGGCGTGGACCCCGGAGCCGTAACCGAGGAAGGCCGTGCACCAGGGCTCGTTGAGCGTCGTCCACATCCCGACCCGGTCGCCGAGCGCACGGGCCATGATGGCCGCGTAGTCGGCGAACCGTTCGGCCGTCGCGCGCTCGGGCCAGCCGCCCGCGTCCTCCAGCTCCTGGGGCAGGTCCCAGTGGTAGAGCGTGGCGACGGGCGTGATGCCGGCCGCCAGCAGCTCGTCGACGAGCGAGCGGTAGAAGTCCAGGCCGCGTTCGACGGCGGGGCCCCGGCCGGTGGGCTGGACGCGGGACCAGGAGACGGAGAAGCGGTACGCCTTGAGGCCGAGCCGCTTCATCAGGGCGACGTCGTCGCGGTAGCGGTGGAAGTGGTCGGCGGCCACGTCTCCGGTGTCGCCGTTCTGCACCTTGCCGGGGGTGTGGCTGAAGGTGTCCCAGATGGAGGGGGTGCGGCCGTTCTCGGCGGCCGCCCCTTCCACCTGGTACGCGGCCGTGGCGGCGCCCCAGATGAAGCCCGTCGGGAAGGGGGCGGGGGCGGAGGCTGCCTGCTGCGGAGCTGTTTCGGATCGTACTGCTGTCATGTGGGAGCGCTCCCATAGGGGTGGTGGAGGAGGGGGATGAGGTGGAGGGGGCGGTGCGGTCCCGGCCGGCCGCACCGCTCGTGGCGTCAGCCCTTGACCGCACCCGACATGATCCCGCCGACGATCTTCTTGCCGAAGAGCACGAAGACCAGCAGCAGCGGCAGCGTGCTGATCAGCGCGCCCGCCATGACGATGGACTGGTCGGGGGTGTACGAGGCGCTGAGCTGGCCGAGGGCCACCTGAAGGGTGGGGTTCTGCTGGTTCAGGGCGAGGTAGGGCCAGAAGAAGTCGTTCCACGCCTGGACGAAGGTGAGCATCCCGAGCACCATCATCGCGGGGCGGGCCACCGGCAGCACCACGCTCACCACGATGCGGAAGTTGTTCGCCCCGTCGATCTTGGCCGCCTCGATCAGCTCGTACGGCAGCGCCTCGATCAGGTACTGGCGCATGAAGAACACGCCGAACGCGCTCACCAGCGTCGGGAAGATCACCGATTCGAGCTGGCCGCCCCAGCCGAGGCCGGACATCATCATGAAGAGCGGGACCACGCTGAGCTGCGGCGGGATCGTGAGCGTGGCGATGACGGCGGTCATCAGCCAGCCCCGGCCCCGGAAGCGCATCTTGGCGAAGGCATATCCGGCGAGCGTGCAGAAGAAGAGCGTCGCGGCCGTGATGGACGACGAGACGATGATGCTGTTGACGATCGCCTTGCCGAGGTTGGCCTGCTCCCAGGCCGTCCGGACGTTCTCCACGAGCTGGCCGCCCGGGAGGAACGGCGGTGTGGAGGCGAGGACTTCGTCCTGGGTACGGGAGGCCGCCACCAGGGTCCAGTACAGCGGCAGCAGCGAGCCGAAGCCGACGACGGCGAGCGCGATGTACGCGAACGGGCCGCCCTTCATCTGCTGGCCCGCGCCCATCCTGAAGCGGCTCGGGCGGTCCGGCCGGCCGCCCGTCGGGGACGGCGCGAGCCGCACGGGGGCGGTGGGTGTGGGGCTGGTCATGGTCATGGAATCGCTCCCGGTCAGACCGCGGAATCGGACGTGCGGACGTAGCGGCCGATGAGCCAGTTGACGCCTGCGATGAGGAGCAGCAGTGCCAGCATCGCCCAGGCGACGGCGGCGGCCGGACCGAGATGGCCGAGGTTCCAGCCGTAGTTGTAGAGGTAGATGCTGAGCGTCTCGTACTGGTTCTCGTTGCCGCCGGTGGCGCCCATCGCGCCGCCCTCCAGCAGCAGCGGCTCACCGAACAGCTGCATGGAGCCGATGGTCGAGATGACGATCGTGAACAGGATCGTCGGCCGCAGCGAGGGGATGGTCACCTTGAGGAACTGCTGCCAGCGCGAGGCGCCGTCCAACGAGGCCGCTTCGTAGAGGTCGTTGGGGACCGCCTGCATGGCCGCGAGGTAGATCAGCGCGTTGTAGCCGGTCCAGCGCCAGATCACGATGATCGAGATCGCGAGCTTCGAAGTCCAGTGTCCGTTGGCCCAGTTGACCGGGTCGAAGCCGACGAGGCCGAGCGTCCAGTTGAGCAGTCCGCCGTCCGCCCGGAAGACCAGTGCGAAGACGAGGGCGGCCGAGGCGACCGAGGTCGCGTACGGCGTCAGGATGATCGTGCGCCAGAACGTGCTTGCGCGCAGGCGGTAGTTGAGGAGGTGGGCGAGGCCGAGGGCCACCAGGAGCTGCGGGACGGTGGAGATGACGCCGATCAGGAAGGTGTTGCTGACCGAGGTCCAGAACTCCGGGTCGTGCAGGATCTTGTCGAAGTTCTCCCAGCCCACCCACTCCATGGTGTCCAGGCCGGTCATCTCCACCCGGTGCAGGGCGATCCAGCCGGTGTAGAGGAGCGGGTAGAGGCCGAAGGCGCCGAAGACCAGGAAGAACGGCGCTATGTACGCGTACGGGGACGCCTTGTCGTCGAACCGCCACAGCCGACTGCGCCACAACTGCCGCCGCTCGGACGGTGGTTCCTTCTGCGGTTCGCGGGGCGGGGATGCGTACGCGTCCCGGGTGGGGGTCGAGGTTGCCACGGGCGGGAGTCCTTCCCTGGGGGCGCCGGCGGGCGGCTGAGTCATGGAGTGGGCGGGCCGGTGACGGGCGGCCGGGGCGGGCGGGCGCGGCAGGAGTCACCCGCCCGCCCCGGCGTGCGGCCGGTTCAGCTCAGCCGATCGCCTTGTCGATCGTGCGGACCGCGACGTCCCAGGCCGCGTCCGGCTTCGTGCCGCGCTGCTCCATGTTGTTGATCTGCGTGGAGATCGAGTCCTTGATCACGCCGTCCTTCGGGCCGAGCACCGCCTCGGGGATGGACTTCGCCCCGTCCGCGTAGATCTGGCCGATGGGGGCGTTGTTGAAGTACGGCAGGGTGGCGGTCTTCACGTCGGGCAGCTCGTAGGCTCCCTGGTTGGACGGGAAGACGCCGATCGCCTTGAAGACGGCGGCCTGCTGCTCGGGGGCGGTCAGCCACTTGACGAGCTTGGCGGCCTCGTCGACGTTCTTGCCGGACTTCGGTACGGCGAGGAAGGAGCCGCCCCAGTTGGCGGCGGTGGCGCCGGGGGCGCTGGTGATGTCCCACTTGCCCTTGTTGGCGTCACCGGCGTACGTGGAGATCTGGCCGGCCATCCAGGCGGGGCAGACGACGGTGGCGACGGTGCTCTTGCGCAGGGCCGCCTG is a genomic window of Streptomyces sp. SID8374 containing:
- a CDS encoding LacI family DNA-binding transcriptional regulator, translating into MAAARVRNGGRPTLEEVAARAGVGRGTASRVINGSPRVSEATREAVEAAVAELGYVPNRAARALAGNRTDAIALVVPEPETRFFAEPYFSAIVRGVGAALADTEMQLLLTLAGNDRERRRLAQYLTAHRVDGVLLVAVHADDPLPELLEQLGMPCVISGARHANEPLASVDSDNFEGARAAVDHLISRGRRSVATITGRLEVYGAQRRLDGYRAALAAAGLPPDERLIAPADFTEEGGARAMRELLARRPHLDAVFAASDVMAAGARQVLREADRRIPEDVALIGFDDSVVARHMHPALTSVRQPIEEMGRRMAQLLLEEIAGRTGERPTVVLPTELVVRDSS
- a CDS encoding carbohydrate ABC transporter permease, which produces MTMTSPTPTAPVRLAPSPTGGRPDRPSRFRMGAGQQMKGGPFAYIALAVVGFGSLLPLYWTLVAASRTQDEVLASTPPFLPGGQLVENVRTAWEQANLGKAIVNSIIVSSSITAATLFFCTLAGYAFAKMRFRGRGWLMTAVIATLTIPPQLSVVPLFMMMSGLGWGGQLESVIFPTLVSAFGVFFMRQYLIEALPYELIEAAKIDGANNFRIVVSVVLPVARPAMMVLGMLTFVQAWNDFFWPYLALNQQNPTLQVALGQLSASYTPDQSIVMAGALISTLPLLLVFVLFGKKIVGGIMSGAVKG
- a CDS encoding lytic polysaccharide monooxygenase auxiliary activity family 9 protein, which gives rise to MRRKITALLLGLGVAGASLLATSGSAQSHGYTDSPISRQQLCGNGTVRNCGQIQWEPPSVEGPKGFPAGGPRDGLICAGGNQRFAELDDPRGGAWPASAVRAGQSHTFRWRITARHATTDFRYYVTKDGYNPAKPLTRADLEPQPFLTVPFGGRQPGATVTHDGTLPQKSGRHLILGVWTIADTGNAFYACSDVTF
- the orn gene encoding oligoribonuclease gives rise to the protein MNDRMVWIDCEMTGLSLTDDALIEVAALVTDSELNVLGDGVDIVIRPPDAALETMPEVVRQMHTASGLLDELAGGTTLADAEEQVLAYVREHVKEPGKAPLCGNSVSTDRGFLARDMQKLEGYLHYRIVDVSSIKELARRWYPRAYFNSPEKNGNHRALADIRDSIAELRYYREAVFVPQPGPDSERAKEIAARHVVRTTP
- a CDS encoding sugar ABC transporter permease, which codes for MATSTPTRDAYASPPREPQKEPPSERRQLWRSRLWRFDDKASPYAYIAPFFLVFGAFGLYPLLYTGWIALHRVEMTGLDTMEWVGWENFDKILHDPEFWTSVSNTFLIGVISTVPQLLVALGLAHLLNYRLRASTFWRTIILTPYATSVASAALVFALVFRADGGLLNWTLGLVGFDPVNWANGHWTSKLAISIIVIWRWTGYNALIYLAAMQAVPNDLYEAASLDGASRWQQFLKVTIPSLRPTILFTIVISTIGSMQLFGEPLLLEGGAMGATGGNENQYETLSIYLYNYGWNLGHLGPAAAVAWAMLALLLLIAGVNWLIGRYVRTSDSAV
- a CDS encoding universal stress protein, with product MAGHEIPEPKDRKQVADPRSEPRTVEEGRHACDPAFRHGVVVGFDGSTSSERALAYAIGMAGRSGSGLIIVHVANRLPTTVWAGCEPPVFVDVPDHRTEVLGLELACADYLSDVPWVLVERGGDICHELEEVGREYSADAIVVGSTHGIVGRIFGSVAGRLARRAQRPVVVIP
- a CDS encoding helix-turn-helix domain-containing protein; the protein is MSQDSATATEAARKLTGRRRREVVAVLLFSGGPIFESSIPLSVFGIDRQDAGVPRYRLLVCGGEDGPLRTTGGLELTTPYGLEAISRAGTVVVPAWRSITSPPPAEALDALRRAHEEGARIVGLCTGAFVLAAAGLLDGRPATTHWMYAPTLAKRYPSVHVDPRELFVDDGDVLTSAGTAAGIDLCLHIVRTDHGTEAAGALARRLVVPPRRSGGQERYLDRSLPEEIGSDPLAEVVAWALEHLHEQFDVETLAARAYMSRRTFDRRFRSLTGSAPLQWLITQRVLQAQRLLETSDYSVDEVAGRCGFRSPVALRGHFRRQLGSSPAAYRAAYRARRPQGVAESAATVLETVVPSQGSPSGRRSAPAPSGAPVPVSASAGSSEHSLPVPDAYVPGRPALPGQRSAP
- a CDS encoding TerD family protein, which codes for MVKGANVGLAALSENVGSVVVGLGWSSATGEGDADVSVLLLDGDGKVRSDDDFCFYNNPVAGSGSVQLLGKTPTADGSEDRISFDLDAVPQEIDKVVVAASRYGGSRFGELHDLRLTLADGAGDSLVRFAVEEADEVSAVIFGELYRRSGEWKFRAVGQGYASGLAGLATDYGVDIDDDAAEEAPEQGEHEQEPDEGPPETDADGATGAGAPPAAPEVRVPGQATAARAEEAPPAPDPLTPPKPARRPRTAKKKVTLPRTTRKSLADNESWRSARLFPVSALKSDRERETRATSVVLSVMAQVPEFGRRLTAGFGAPAGRMETYTEVTLPHGESPRRPDGVVRVERAGKLWTALVETKTNGNALKPDQVQAYMDIAARRGYEAVITLSNDVALEGSPLVDVRIDGRRKHKVALWHLSWAEVVHQAQMLIRHEGVGNAAHAWLLQELLHYLQHENSGCHGFQNMGAAWVPVRRGIDEETLCQGDARALEVIENWERLVRQVCLRLGGELGQKVLPVQRTRRGSDPRIRRTELADHLCEQGRLNAEIRIEGTPGVLAITADLRTGKLRTSIEVPSAEPGYPLSRVKRLIRRLSEAPADLHIETLVEGQGTGPRGTLERLRPEPADIVPKDGAQITGFRLSLFKGMGTGRGSAETGFIRSVDEAVDRFHAQVVAQVEAPAARRTRSEAPTG
- a CDS encoding GH1 family beta-glucosidase; amino-acid sequence: MTAVRSETAPQQAASAPAPFPTGFIWGAATAAYQVEGAAAENGRTPSIWDTFSHTPGKVQNGDTGDVAADHFHRYRDDVALMKRLGLKAYRFSVSWSRVQPTGRGPAVERGLDFYRSLVDELLAAGITPVATLYHWDLPQELEDAGGWPERATAERFADYAAIMARALGDRVGMWTTLNEPWCTAFLGYGSGVHAPGRTESAAALRAAHHLNLAHGRATEALRANLPAAAQTSVTLNLHQVRPLTGSEADADAARRIDAVGNRIFTGPMLKGAYPEDLLTDTERIVNWPELIHDGDLAAIAAPIDVLGVNYYTPTIVSTPASGAGDTRNDGHGNSDHSPWPGSEHVAFHLAEGKPRTAMNWSVDPDGLHALLMDVTRENPGLPLMVTENGAAFEDTVAADGQVHDPERIAYLHGHLAAVQRAVADGADVRGYFLWSLMDNFEWGYGYAKRFGAVHIDYETQLRTPKASAHWYSEVIARHGLPPEA